A stretch of the Acidobacteriota bacterium genome encodes the following:
- the rnc gene encoding ribonuclease III has translation MTGRVVVRTTSSEPEAAVVYGLLAAEGLFPAIERSTLRSVLPVPVAFFGQLRITVPAEEADEARQLLDRVESRAATDVESGDASAGALASLEAHLGYRFRDRAHLELALTHRSRAHEDGLGVSATNESLEFLGDAVLGFVIADLVFREFPESDEGQKSKVKASLVSYSALARVADRIELGEHLRLGRGEDKTGGRQKPVMLADACEAVIAAVYLDGGLAAARTCILRLLAPLLDEVRTAGLAEAGAGDFKSSLQEYLQSRRFPPPTYRIVAQSGPDHDKTFAVDVQVCGRVLGEASGRSRKEAEQQAARAALTALRDGSIDLDDAAGG, from the coding sequence ATGACAGGCCGCGTGGTCGTACGGACCACATCGTCAGAGCCCGAAGCGGCGGTGGTGTACGGATTGCTCGCGGCCGAAGGGTTGTTTCCGGCGATCGAGCGATCGACGCTGCGATCGGTGCTGCCGGTCCCGGTCGCGTTCTTCGGTCAGCTCCGCATTACGGTTCCCGCCGAGGAAGCGGACGAGGCCCGGCAACTGCTGGATCGCGTCGAGTCGCGCGCCGCGACGGATGTCGAGTCTGGCGACGCATCGGCTGGTGCCCTGGCGTCGCTCGAAGCGCACCTCGGCTACCGCTTCAGGGATCGCGCGCACCTCGAGCTCGCGCTCACGCATCGATCGCGCGCGCATGAAGACGGCCTCGGCGTATCCGCGACCAATGAATCGCTGGAGTTTCTCGGCGATGCCGTGCTCGGGTTCGTGATCGCGGATCTCGTGTTCCGCGAGTTCCCGGAGTCGGATGAAGGGCAGAAGAGCAAGGTCAAGGCCTCGCTGGTGTCGTACTCGGCGCTGGCGCGCGTGGCCGATCGCATCGAACTCGGAGAACACCTGCGACTCGGGCGTGGCGAAGACAAGACGGGCGGGCGTCAGAAGCCCGTGATGCTGGCCGACGCGTGTGAAGCCGTGATCGCGGCCGTGTACCTCGATGGAGGGCTTGCCGCCGCGCGGACGTGCATCCTGCGACTGCTCGCGCCGCTGCTCGACGAGGTGCGTACGGCAGGTCTCGCAGAGGCTGGTGCCGGCGACTTCAAGTCGTCGCTTCAGGAGTACCTCCAGTCGCGCCGTTTCCCGCCACCCACGTATCGCATCGTTGCGCAGTCGGGGCCCGATCACGACAAGACGTTCGCAGTCGACGTGCAGGTGTGCGGGCGCGTGCTGGGAGAGGCGTCGGGACGCAGCAGGAAGGAAGCGGAGCAGCAGGCGGCGCGCGCGGCGCTCACGGCCCTGCGAGACGGGTCAATCGATCTCGATGATGCCGCCGGAGGGTGA